AAGGATAGGGAGAGCGGGTTCGATCGATATcgtcgagaaagaaaaggaggggaaataataataacaacagtAATAACAACTAGGGAGATAAGAATCGTTTCAGCCGAATCGTCTCGTCAACACCGGGCCACCTGTGTTCGTCCCGTGGCCAGTGGTGGCCAAGTAATTGGTCAACCTTTTCACGAATCCGCTCCAACCGACGCGATCTATCTCGTCCAAGTTTCGCTTgaagaaattatcgaaagCCGTCCGGTCGATCTCGTCTATGTTCCGCTTCCCGAAACGTTCGAACGTTTCCCGTTCGCTGCCAACAAAAATTGGAGGAGAGAGTAAAAACGAGAAGGAAAATAAGAGCAGATATTTACCTGACTGGGGATAGCTCGTCCACGAGCTCGTTCGTGCCCGATCCAGAAGAGAAGTCGCGCTGATTTTCCCGGCCTCTCGCATCTTGAACGAGAAACG
The window above is part of the Apis mellifera strain DH4 linkage group LG11, Amel_HAv3.1, whole genome shotgun sequence genome. Proteins encoded here:
- the LOC726294 gene encoding orcokinin peptides precursor (The RefSeq protein has 1 substitution compared to this genomic sequence); the protein is MMPRHSVFALSILALSITATVWIPTVQAETNLLRREFYGPVNPELFAAFLDDHDARGRENQRDFSSGSGTNELVDELSPVSERETLERFGKRNIDEIDRTAFDNFFKRNLDEIDRVGWSGFVKRLTNYLATTGHGTNTGGPVLTRRFG